A stretch of the Lactuca sativa cultivar Salinas chromosome 9, Lsat_Salinas_v11, whole genome shotgun sequence genome encodes the following:
- the LOC111903937 gene encoding probably inactive leucine-rich repeat receptor-like protein kinase At5g48380, protein MAPSNIPIITTCVFILLCVTCTNAVQSDIDCLKAFKASIEDPENILISWDFNNNTEGYICKFAGIECWHPDENKVLNIKLPDMGLKGTLPLALQNCTSMTGLDLSSNKFFGNLPTNMTKILGFLTTLDLSSNNFSGEIPASFANCSYLNVLRLGNNRFSGQIPLELRNLNRLKEFSVVNNQLSGQVPYFQNGTEASYAGNPGLCGGPVLSPCPGTVKKSNTGVIVGAAVGGATIAALILVFGMLFFMRKVVRKRKDDDPDGNKWAKSIKGAKTIKLSMFENPVSKMRLSDLMKATNSFSKDNIIGSGRTGCLYKAEFEDGSLLMIKRLQDTQHSEKEFASEMSTLGKVKHRNLVPLLGFCVAKKERLLVYKYMANGNLHDKLHLLLENDTKPLDWPSRLKIGIGIAKGLAWLHHNCNPRILHRNISSKCILLDSDLEPRISDFGLARLMNPVDTHLSTFVNGEFGDLGYVAPEYARTLVATPKGDVYSFGVVLLELVTGERPTHISKAPETFKGSLAEWVIELSSEGRLQDSIDKSLVEKRNESEVFQFLKVACNCVVQAHKERPSMFEVYQLLRAIGARYNFSADDEVLMMPSDSGDGGHIELIVAGGVQKEF, encoded by the exons ATGGCACCAAGTAACATACCAATAATTACCACTTGTGTCTTTATTCTTTTGTGTGTCACATGTACCAATGCTGTCCAGAGTGATATTGATTGCCTTAAAGCCTTTAAAGCTTCAATTGAAGATCCAGAAAACATCTTAATTTCATGGGATTTTAATAACAATACCGAAGGATACATCTGCAAGTTTGCAGGCATCGAATGCTGGCATCCTGATGAAAACAAGGTTCTAAATATAAAACTCCCAGACATGGGACTCAAGGGCACATTACCTCTTGCACTCCAGAATTGTACCTCCATGACAGGATTAGATCTTTCTAGCAACAAATTTTTTGGAAATCTCCCAACCAACATGacaaaaattctagggtttttgacAACTCTTGATCTGTCTTCAAACAATTTCTCGGGGGAAATCCCTGCAAGCTTTGCAAACTGTTCCTATCTTAATGTTCTCAGACTCGGTAACAACCGGTTTTCGGGTCAGATTCCTTTAGAATTACGTAACCTTAATCGCCTCAAAGAGTTTAGTGTTGTTAACAATCAATTATCTGGTCAAGTTCCATATTTCCAAAATGGTACAGAAGCAAGCTACGCGGGTAATCCAGGGTTATGTGGGGGTCCTGTTTTGTCCCCTTGTCCAGGAACTGTTAAAAAATCCAATACGGGTGTCATTGTGGGGGCCGCTGTTGGTGGGGCCACTATTGCTGCGTTAATTCTAGTTTTTGGAATGTTGTTCTTTATGCGTAAGGTTGTTAGGAAAAGGAAAGATGATGATCCAGATGGAAATAAATGGGCCAAGAGTATTAAAGGAGCTAAAACCATCAAG CTTTCCATGTTTGAAAACCCGGTTTCCAAGATGCGATTGAGCGATCTAATGAAAGCCACAAACAGTTTCAGCAAAGATAATATCATCGGGTCAGGAAGAACCGGGTGTTTATACAAAGCAGAATTCGAAGATGGCAGTTTACTTATGATCAAAAGATTACAAGACACTCAACATTCCGAGAAGGAATTCGCATCCGAAATGTCAACCCTTGGAAAAGTCAAACACCGAAACTTAGTCCCGCTGTTAGGGTTTTGTGTCGCAAAAAAAGAACGCCTTTTAGTCTACAAATACATGGCAAACGGTAACCTCCACGACAAACTCCATCTATTATTGGAAAATGACACAAAACCCCTCGATTGGCCTTCGAGGCTAAAAATCGGAATCGGAATAGCCAAAGGGTTAGCATGGCTCCACCATAACTGCAACCCGCGTATCCTTCACCGTAACATAAGTTCAAAATGCATTCTACTGGATTCCGACCTCGAGCCCAGAATCTCTGATTTTGGGCTCGCAAGGCTCATGAATCCAGTAGACACGCATTTGAGTACTTTTGTAAACGGGGAATTCGGCGATTTGGGATACGTGGCCCCCGAATACGCGCGTACCCTTGTGGCCACCCCAAAAGGCGATGTGTATAGTTTTGGGGTTGTCCTTTTGGAATTGGTGACTGGTGAAAGACCGACACATATCAGTAAAGCTCCGGAAACTTTTAAGGGGAGTTTGGCTGAATGGGTTATTGAGTTGTCGTCTGAAGGGAGACTTCAAGACTCAATTGATAAGTCGTTGGTtgaaaaaagaaatgaaagtgaGGTCTTTCAGTTTTTGAAAGTTGCGTGTAATTGTGTGGTCCAGGCTCATAAGGAGAGGCCCTCGATGTTTGAAGTGTATCAGTTGTTACGGGCGATTGGTGCTCGGTATAATTTTTCAGCGGATGATGAGGTGTTGATGATGCCGAGTGATAGTGGTGATGGTGGTCATATTGAACTTATTGTTGCTGGTGGTGTACAGAAGGAGTTTTGA
- the LOC111903938 gene encoding UDP-glycosyltransferase 74G1 encodes MSSTRKQPHVLVLSYPAQGHVNPMIQFCKRLVAKGIKTTFATTFSFSKNVHIDLNTTLITFETFSDGFDDNCPDQFVSPDVYFPKLREVGPKSLSDLVKKLGGVNAIVYDGFLPWALDVSKQFKIMGVVFFTQTCAVNNIYYHVNRSLLQIPLSDSDSLVSLPGLPPLENWETPSFVHKFDLFPAVSDLVFGQFTNIDQADWVLINSFYKLEEEVVNWMGKLWRVRTIGPTLPSMYLDKRLLDDREYGVNVFKPKRVECMNWLNNKPKRSVVYLSFGSLMQPGSEQMKEITCSLSDGGFSFLWVVKSSLEDNIPQEFVDGMSKKGLVVAWCPQLEVLAHESIGCFVTHCGLNSVLEAIGLGVPMVAMPQWSDQTTNAKYVEDVWGVGVRAKQDVNGIVTRRVLDACIRQVMEGEKSIEIRKNTTKWRDLAIEAIEEGGSSDKNINEFVAELSLQY; translated from the exons ATGAGTTCAACACGAAAACAGCCTCACGTTCTGGTGCTCTCATACCCTGCTCAAGGCCACGTTAACCCCATGATCCAATTCTGCAAACGCTTGGTCGCCAAAGGCATCAAAACAACATTTGCAACAACATtttccttctccaaaaatgtCCATATCGACCTTAACACCACCCTCATCACCTTCGAAACATTCTCTGATGGGTTTGATGACAATTGCCCTGATCAATTTGTGTCCCCAGATGTTTACTTCCCAAAGCTTCGTGAAGTAGGCCCAAAGTCCCTATCGGATCTTGTTAAAAAACTAGGGGGTGTCAACGCCATTGTTTATGATGGGTTTTTGCCTTGGGCTCTTGATGTTTCTAAGCAATTCAAGATCATGGGAGTCGTCTTCTTCACTCAAACTTGTGCTGTCAATAATATTTACTATCATGTCAACAGAAGCCTTCTTCAAATCCCATTGTCGGATTCGGATTCATTAGTCTcacttcctggattaccaccgcTTGAAAACTGGGAAACTCCTTCATTCGTGCACAAATTTGACTTGTTTCCTGCTGTTTCTGATCTAGTTTTTGGTCAATTTACCAACATTGATCAAGCAGACTGGGTGTTGATCAACTCATTTTACAAATTGGAGGAAGAG GTGGTCAATTGGATGGGGAAGTTGTGGCGTGTAAGGACGATAGGCCCAACGCTTCCATCAATGTACCTTGACAAACGATTGTTAGATGATCGAGAGTATGGAGTGAATGTGTTCAAACCAAAACGGGTTGAATGCATGAACTGGCTAAACAACAAGCCAAAAAGATCGGTTGTTTACTTATCATTTGGGAGCTTGATGCAGCCTGGATCTGAGCAAATGAAAGAAATAACATGTAGTTTGAGTGATGGTGGTTTTAGCTTCTTGTGGGTGGTTAAGTCTTCTTTAGAGGACAATATCCCCCAAGAGTTTGTCGATGGCATGTCAAAGAAAGGGTTAGTCGTGGCATGGTGTCCTCAATTGGAAGTATTGGCTCATGAGTCAATAGGATGCTTTGTTACACATTGTGGGCTCAACTCCGTTCTTGAAGCCATTGGTTTGGGTGTGCCGATGGTTGCAATGCCACAATGGTCCGATCAGACCACAAatgccaagtatgtggaggatgtTTGGGGTGTGGGAGTTCGGGCTAAGCAAGATGTTAATGGGATTGtgaccagacgagtgttggatgCGTGCATAAGGCAAGTCATGGAAGGAGAGAAAAGCATCGAGATCAGGAAAAACACAACCAAATGGAGGGATTTAGCGATAGAGGCTATCGAAGAAGGTGGAAGCTCAGACAAGAACATCAACGAATTCGTAGCAGAATTGAGCTTACAATATTGa